One genomic region from Campylobacter concisus encodes:
- a CDS encoding ABC transporter permease: MKNMQLRMIKSSITGSKVQKTMAFITILLAALLIACMLNITLKIGDQVATELRGYGSNIVVLPRGESLSIEIEGKNFTPLKSQNLLPEADIYKIKEIFWRNNIVAFAPFLETKVKDAKGDEFSFEGTYFDKNIGLKDEPEFSTGVKSLYGFWGVEGAWPKDESMDEILVGEELSKAKNLKVGDKLSLVGKNGTREVKIVGILKGASDETHKLVGSLKLAGDLSGHANSYTKAEVSAMTIPENDLSLKARRNLDNLDSAEYDKWYCSAYAGSIAFQIEENLPNVSAKASLQVSDAESNIVKKIQSLMGIVSIIALVVSAIGITSLMTSEIYRRKKEIGLLKAIGASNFEIYALFASESLVVAFFAGITGAFLGYALSYVMSYIIFSHGIGIAWIVLPISVAFALLISVVGSLMPMRNVINLLPAEVLYDRK, translated from the coding sequence ATGAAAAATATGCAACTAAGAATGATAAAAAGCTCGATCACGGGCTCAAAGGTGCAAAAGACGATGGCATTTATCACCATACTACTAGCTGCTCTTTTGATAGCTTGCATGCTAAATATCACACTAAAAATCGGTGATCAAGTAGCAACTGAGCTTAGAGGATATGGCTCAAATATCGTTGTTTTACCACGCGGTGAGAGCCTAAGTATCGAGATCGAGGGTAAAAATTTCACCCCGCTAAAATCACAAAATTTACTTCCAGAAGCTGATATTTATAAGATAAAAGAGATCTTTTGGCGAAATAACATCGTTGCTTTTGCTCCGTTTTTAGAGACAAAGGTAAAGGACGCTAAGGGCGATGAGTTTAGCTTTGAGGGGACTTATTTTGATAAAAATATCGGTCTAAAAGATGAGCCAGAATTTAGCACAGGCGTTAAGAGCTTGTATGGATTTTGGGGTGTTGAGGGCGCTTGGCCAAAAGATGAGAGTATGGATGAGATTTTAGTTGGCGAAGAACTTTCTAAGGCTAAAAATTTAAAAGTTGGCGACAAGCTTAGCCTTGTGGGCAAAAATGGTACAAGAGAGGTTAAAATAGTTGGAATTTTAAAAGGAGCTAGTGACGAGACGCATAAGCTAGTTGGCTCGTTAAAGCTTGCTGGAGATCTCTCTGGACATGCAAACTCATACACAAAGGCTGAAGTCTCAGCCATGACGATCCCAGAAAACGACCTATCACTAAAAGCAAGAAGAAATTTAGACAATCTTGATAGCGCAGAGTACGACAAATGGTACTGCTCAGCCTACGCTGGCTCGATCGCATTTCAGATAGAAGAAAATTTACCAAACGTTAGCGCAAAAGCTAGCCTTCAAGTAAGTGATGCTGAAAGTAATATCGTAAAGAAAATCCAAAGCCTAATGGGCATCGTTAGCATCATCGCTCTTGTGGTCTCAGCTATTGGAATAACGTCGCTAATGACAAGTGAAATTTATCGCCGTAAAAAAGAGATCGGCCTTTTAAAAGCCATAGGTGCTAGTAACTTTGAAATTTACGCACTTTTTGCTAGCGAGAGTCTTGTGGTGGCATTTTTTGCAGGTATCACTGGAGCATTTTTAGGATACGCACTAAGCTACGTGATGTCTTACATTATCTTCTCTCACGGCATAGGCATAGCTTGGATCGTGCTACCAATTAGCGTGGCATTTGCCCTACTTATCTCAGTCGTTGGCTCGCTAATGCCAATGAGAAACGTCATAAATTTACTACCTGCGGAGGTGCTATATGACCGCAAATAG
- a CDS encoding Fe-S-containing protein, giving the protein MSIYFYQVFLALLGFTLFAALNNKDKSLKTLFLPSLFGVVAGIFIFKVVRHALVDDQFKIFIDLVTLVFLLISILWIFLELKIAKIVTFFILGIGFGFGYSSSSVLFPLFGGELLDTLSVISFFLMIFAMILLVFLFFFISNLKSSISPLIAKILAIITLVFLLIDRSSQTALELLRAGALKISSELNSQILSVSAKGIYVSEFGTYFYIFVILLLCITALFFMPKSIDKNKFGSIKYRFTKAIRENISDNAKFAFCSILIALGFSLYYDLYASRPPEISEPVLVEPVGDKFIFDVDMLKDNELHRFAYITDEGKQIRFFLLNRFSDRVSPVIVFDSCMICGDMGYIKRGNDLICISCNVRIFLPSVGKEGGCNPIPMPFIFDGKNIIVDYKTITDGANFFSKVVEKMVLDPVSRKKVSNLESRSYLYYGRTYFFENNETQAKFEANPEKYVEINGTLK; this is encoded by the coding sequence ATGTCAATTTATTTCTATCAGGTCTTTTTAGCCCTCCTTGGATTTACGCTTTTTGCTGCCTTAAATAACAAGGATAAAAGTTTAAAAACACTCTTTTTACCGTCACTTTTTGGAGTCGTAGCTGGCATATTTATTTTTAAAGTCGTTCGTCACGCACTTGTAGATGATCAGTTTAAAATTTTCATCGATTTAGTGACGCTAGTTTTTCTACTAATTAGCATTTTATGGATATTTCTTGAGCTTAAGATAGCAAAAATTGTAACGTTTTTTATTTTAGGCATCGGCTTTGGCTTTGGCTATAGTTCAAGCAGTGTGTTATTCCCGCTATTTGGTGGTGAGCTACTAGATACGCTTTCGGTCATTAGCTTCTTTCTAATGATATTTGCAATGATTTTGCTCGTATTTTTATTCTTTTTTATTTCGAATTTAAAATCTAGCATTTCTCCATTAATAGCTAAAATTTTAGCTATTATCACTTTAGTTTTCTTACTAATAGATAGAAGTTCTCAGACAGCGCTTGAGCTTTTACGTGCTGGGGCTTTAAAAATAAGTAGTGAGTTAAACTCTCAGATTCTATCTGTTAGTGCAAAAGGTATTTACGTATCAGAATTTGGTACTTATTTTTATATCTTTGTGATCTTACTTTTATGCATCACTGCACTTTTCTTTATGCCAAAAAGTATTGATAAAAATAAATTTGGTTCTATCAAATACCGCTTTACAAAAGCCATTAGAGAAAATATTTCTGATAATGCAAAATTTGCATTTTGTAGTATTTTGATAGCACTTGGATTTTCGCTCTATTATGATCTTTACGCATCTCGTCCACCTGAAATTTCAGAGCCAGTCTTGGTTGAGCCAGTGGGAGATAAATTTATATTTGATGTTGATATGCTAAAAGATAATGAACTTCACAGATTTGCTTATATAACAGACGAGGGCAAACAGATAAGATTTTTCTTATTAAACCGCTTTAGCGACCGTGTATCACCTGTTATCGTCTTTGATTCATGCATGATATGTGGCGATATGGGCTATATAAAAAGAGGAAATGACCTTATTTGTATCTCTTGTAATGTTAGAATTTTCTTGCCATCAGTTGGCAAAGAGGGTGGTTGCAATCCGATACCAATGCCATTTATCTTTGATGGCAAAAATATCATAGTTGATTATAAAACTATTACAGATGGAGCAAATTTCTTTAGTAAGGTTGTCGAAAAAATGGTGCTTGACCCAGTTAGTCGCAAAAAAGTGAGCAACCTTGAGTCAAGATCATATTTATATTATGGACGCACATATTTCTTTGAAAATAACGAAACTCAGGCGAAATTTGAAGCAAATCCAGAAAAATATGTAGAAATAAATGGAACGTTAAAATGA
- a CDS encoding iron transporter, protein MNKILSSALALSLAAGFALAGEHPIGEPVEANGMEIAAVYLQPIDMEPKGIDLAPSLADFHLEADIHAIAGNKNGFGEGEWIPYLKINYELKNLDNGKVKKGTFMPMVASDGPHYGANVKMDTGVGNYELKFHIDNPEKQGFGRHADKESGVGKWFEPFTTTYKFQWTGGPVK, encoded by the coding sequence ATGAATAAAATTCTTAGTTCAGCTCTAGCACTTAGCCTAGCAGCTGGTTTTGCACTTGCTGGTGAGCACCCAATCGGTGAGCCTGTAGAGGCTAATGGTATGGAGATAGCTGCAGTTTATTTGCAACCAATCGACATGGAACCAAAGGGTATTGACCTAGCTCCAAGCCTAGCTGATTTTCACCTAGAAGCTGACATACACGCTATTGCTGGTAATAAAAACGGCTTTGGCGAAGGTGAGTGGATCCCATACCTAAAGATTAACTACGAGCTAAAAAACCTTGATAACGGCAAAGTTAAAAAAGGTACCTTTATGCCAATGGTTGCAAGCGATGGCCCACACTATGGTGCTAACGTAAAAATGGATACAGGCGTAGGTAACTATGAGCTTAAATTCCACATTGATAATCCAGAAAAACAAGGTTTTGGTCGTCACGCTGACAAAGAGAGCGGTGTTGGTAAATGGTTTGAGCCTTTCACAACAACTTATAAATTTCAATGGACAGGTGGTCCTGTTAAATAA
- a CDS encoding FTR1 family protein, which produces MNKFLKFMLIMLLPIWLVAKNDDYEQVAAQIKESLQKVITEYRAGNVEQAVSDTQNAYFGLFEDVEAGIRINLGQKKAYSMEKQFGEIRKAIKAGEAPDDVQKRIDQINSEIAEVLPVILKGHRLVGEYSDSPAQAAATDYDTSKFIPEWKVAFTNLSADLDKAIASYESDKQDDAKNAIQDAKFTDYRNTQLEIAIRQHIENGKSIDADIQRKMGEAISGITNGISKDDFKTKLDEIKKLAYDAVSKLPADTAKLAKVDMSDVEAASEEDSGVDYTKVVQSINDKIQAAITLYKNGDVKKAMGDIQDIYFDEFEGSGMENKVGAIDVNLKTAIEATFGNLVALMKSGADEKTLEESASKMSSQLTAALEKTSSSSSPWSLFVWALTIILREGFEALIIVAAVVAYLVKTGNAKAMGKVVYSSVGVAVILSFVMAWLMNVIFGEAAGQKRELMEGITMLVAVGLLFYVGFWLLSNAGAKKWNDYIKSHVSESISSGSTTTLWWTVFLAVFREGAETVLFYQALIFGAKDSAGYSMIAAGFVIGLVVLLIVYFLFKIFAVKIPIKPFFIFTSAIIFYMSIVFVGKGVGELVEGKIFIPTIINGLSFPDWMRDWLGLQPYYESLVPQIIMVLALVIGIVIMKSKQNKN; this is translated from the coding sequence ATGAATAAATTCTTAAAATTTATGTTAATTATGTTGTTGCCTATTTGGCTCGTGGCAAAAAACGACGACTATGAGCAAGTCGCAGCTCAGATAAAAGAGTCGCTACAAAAAGTAATAACAGAGTATAGAGCGGGCAATGTTGAACAAGCGGTCAGTGATACTCAAAATGCTTATTTTGGCTTATTTGAAGATGTCGAAGCTGGCATCAGAATAAATTTAGGTCAGAAAAAAGCTTACTCAATGGAGAAGCAGTTTGGCGAGATCAGAAAGGCGATAAAAGCAGGCGAAGCACCAGATGATGTGCAAAAAAGAATAGATCAGATAAATAGCGAGATCGCTGAAGTTCTACCAGTTATTTTAAAAGGACATAGACTAGTTGGTGAGTATTCAGACAGCCCAGCTCAAGCTGCTGCAACTGACTATGATACTTCTAAATTTATCCCTGAATGGAAGGTAGCATTTACAAATTTATCAGCCGATCTAGATAAAGCAATAGCAAGCTATGAGAGTGATAAGCAAGATGATGCTAAAAATGCTATCCAAGATGCTAAATTTACAGACTACAGAAATACTCAACTTGAAATCGCTATTCGCCAGCATATAGAAAATGGTAAAAGCATAGATGCTGACATCCAAAGAAAGATGGGCGAAGCGATCAGCGGCATCACAAATGGTATAAGCAAAGATGACTTTAAAACCAAGCTAGATGAGATCAAAAAGCTAGCTTATGACGCTGTCTCAAAACTTCCAGCTGATACTGCAAAACTTGCAAAAGTTGATATGAGCGATGTAGAAGCAGCTTCTGAAGAAGATAGTGGTGTAGATTATACCAAAGTCGTTCAAAGCATAAACGACAAAATTCAAGCTGCTATCACACTTTATAAAAATGGTGATGTAAAAAAAGCCATGGGCGATATCCAAGACATCTACTTTGATGAGTTTGAAGGTAGCGGCATGGAGAATAAAGTAGGTGCAATAGATGTAAATTTAAAAACAGCTATTGAAGCTACATTTGGCAATCTTGTAGCCCTTATGAAATCAGGTGCAGACGAAAAAACACTTGAAGAGAGTGCAAGTAAGATGTCATCTCAGCTAACAGCTGCACTTGAGAAAACTAGCAGTTCAAGCTCACCTTGGTCTTTATTTGTTTGGGCTTTGACTATTATTTTAAGAGAAGGCTTTGAGGCGCTTATCATTGTTGCTGCTGTTGTTGCATATCTTGTAAAAACTGGTAATGCTAAAGCGATGGGTAAAGTTGTTTATAGCTCAGTTGGCGTGGCTGTTATCTTAAGTTTTGTCATGGCGTGGTTAATGAATGTCATTTTTGGCGAGGCAGCAGGTCAAAAAAGAGAGCTTATGGAAGGTATCACGATGCTTGTTGCAGTGGGACTTCTATTTTATGTTGGTTTCTGGCTTCTTTCAAATGCTGGTGCTAAAAAATGGAATGACTACATTAAATCACATGTATCTGAGTCTATCTCAAGTGGCTCAACCACAACACTTTGGTGGACCGTGTTTTTAGCAGTATTTAGAGAGGGTGCTGAAACTGTACTATTTTATCAGGCACTTATTTTTGGAGCTAAAGATTCAGCTGGTTACTCAATGATAGCAGCTGGCTTTGTGATAGGACTTGTCGTTCTTTTAATAGTCTATTTCTTATTTAAAATTTTTGCTGTTAAAATTCCTATTAAACCATTTTTTATATTTACGTCAGCGATCATCTTTTATATGTCGATCGTCTTTGTTGGCAAGGGTGTTGGCGAGCTAGTTGAGGGTAAAATTTTCATCCCAACTATCATAAATGGACTTAGCTTCCCTGACTGGATGAGAGACTGGCTAGGACTTCAGCCATATTATGAGAGCTTAGTGCCTCAAATCATTATGGTGCTTGCCCTTGTTATTGGCATCGTTATTATGAAATCAAAACAAAATAAAAATTAA
- the fdh3B gene encoding formate dehydrogenase FDH3 subunit beta, with product MARMKFFVDTDRCISCYGCQVACSSAHELPVGIYRRKVITLHDGIEGKEVSTTIACQHCTDAPCEQVCPVDCFYIRADGIVLHDKDKCIGCGYCLYACPFGAPQFPKDGAFGVKGVMDKCTMCAGGPEPTNSHEERELYGQNRMAEGKVPMCAAVCATNALLVGDAAEVSNVYRKRVMLRNTGLNA from the coding sequence ATGGCAAGAATGAAATTTTTCGTAGATACTGATAGATGTATTAGTTGTTATGGTTGCCAAGTTGCTTGCTCTTCTGCTCATGAACTTCCAGTAGGAATTTATAGAAGAAAGGTCATTACACTTCACGATGGTATCGAAGGTAAAGAGGTTTCAACTACCATTGCATGCCAACACTGTACTGATGCACCTTGTGAGCAAGTTTGCCCAGTTGATTGTTTCTACATTAGAGCTGATGGCATCGTGCTTCACGATAAAGATAAATGCATAGGCTGTGGTTACTGCTTATATGCTTGTCCGTTTGGTGCACCACAGTTCCCTAAAGATGGAGCATTTGGCGTAAAAGGCGTTATGGATAAATGTACAATGTGCGCAGGCGGTCCAGAGCCAACAAACTCACACGAGGAGAGAGAACTATACGGTCAAAATAGAATGGCCGAAGGAAAAGTGCCTATGTGTGCGGCTGTGTGTGCTACAAATGCACTTTTAGTTGGAGATGCGGCTGAAGTATCAAACGTATATCGCAAACGCGTTATGCTAAGAAACACTGGGCTAAATGCCTAA
- a CDS encoding twin-arginine translocation signal domain-containing protein: protein MQGSRRDFLKKSLKVGTAGGILAVSAIAKTTSDDLAPDGNGVVVGKSNKKEVLYKKSKNWETYYKIAY, encoded by the coding sequence ATGCAAGGATCAAGAAGAGATTTTTTAAAGAAATCTCTAAAAGTTGGTACTGCTGGCGGAATACTCGCAGTTTCTGCAATAGCAAAAACAACTAGTGATGACTTAGCTCCTGATGGCAATGGCGTCGTCGTAGGTAAGTCTAACAAAAAAGAGGTGCTTTATAAAAAAAGCAAAAATTGGGAAACCTACTATAAAATCGCTTATTAA
- a CDS encoding thioredoxin domain-containing protein encodes MKKVVLASILAATSLVAASNKQIEDFYSEVFKNQNIDGVNVKVVERTKILDDIEKVSLKFSKGDMSQEDVTFVKGDLMFPDVVNLKEQKSYLAEEKKVIAEKAALDLVKSLAKIYKNEDKANVITLGNDSKKPTLIMFSDPECPYCRAELAKIETTLKDNNVEIILTPVHELSSLQKSALIYKDIKNAKSDSDKVKILRKYFSEDYNVDEKNVSKEESDKIDTLRKKYFSAGVRSVPFIINKSDLK; translated from the coding sequence ATGAAAAAAGTGGTTTTGGCCTCAATATTAGCGGCAACTAGCCTAGTGGCAGCTAGTAATAAGCAAATAGAAGATTTTTACTCAGAAGTTTTTAAAAATCAAAATATCGATGGTGTTAATGTAAAAGTCGTAGAGCGCACTAAAATTTTAGATGATATAGAAAAAGTAAGCTTAAAATTTAGCAAAGGAGATATGTCTCAAGAAGATGTGACTTTTGTTAAGGGCGATCTTATGTTTCCTGATGTTGTAAATTTAAAGGAGCAAAAGTCTTATTTGGCTGAAGAAAAAAAGGTAATCGCAGAAAAAGCAGCACTTGATTTAGTAAAATCACTAGCTAAAATTTATAAAAATGAAGACAAGGCAAATGTTATAACTCTTGGCAATGATAGCAAAAAGCCAACTCTTATCATGTTTTCAGATCCTGAATGCCCATATTGTAGAGCCGAGCTAGCAAAGATCGAAACGACATTAAAAGACAATAACGTTGAAATCATCCTAACTCCAGTGCATGAACTATCGTCTTTGCAAAAAAGTGCTTTGATCTATAAAGATATAAAAAATGCAAAAAGTGATAGCGATAAGGTTAAAATTTTAAGAAAGTATTTTTCTGAAGATTATAACGTGGATGAAAAAAATGTTAGCAAAGAAGAGAGCGACAAGATCGATACTTTACGTAAAAAATATTTCTCAGCTGGCGTTAGATCAGTGCCATTTATCATAAACAAAAGTGATCTAAAATAA